In the genome of Leguminivora glycinivorella isolate SPB_JAAS2020 chromosome 21, LegGlyc_1.1, whole genome shotgun sequence, one region contains:
- the LOC125237313 gene encoding activity-regulated cytoskeleton associated protein 2-like, translating into MTEEQLQRIIAALAPANRQGSFARCNAVYDGTGENEAAETFLAAINVYKKIENIDDENALEGLTLLLKGDAAVWWEGAKSDVKSWTDFENRLRHAFAPKIPADILYQRIIELKQDAKTPTEKFVAKKRALIDR; encoded by the coding sequence ATGACCGAAGAACAGCTCCAGCGCATCATCGCAGCTCTAGCACCGGCAAACAGACAAGGGTCTTTCGCACGATGCAACGCAGTATACGACGGAACTGGCGAAAACGAGGCTGCAGAGACTTTTCTCGCAGCTATCAACGTGTACAAGAAAATCGAGAACATTGACGACGAGAACGCTCTCGAAGGGCTTACCCTCCTTTTAAAAGGAGACGCCGCTGTCTGGTGGGAAGGTGCCAAGTCAGACGTCAAGTCCTGGACGGATTTTGAGAATCGGCTGCGGCACGCGTTCGCCCCGAAAATACCAGCGGACATCCTGTATCAGAGGATAATAGAACTCAAGCAGGATGCGAAAACCCCCACTGAGAAGTTCGTCGCAAAGAAGAGGGCactcatagatagatag